Proteins encoded within one genomic window of Bradyrhizobium sp. 186:
- the pgl gene encoding 6-phosphogluconolactonase: MEAADKPKLIVVADAEALAQTAAERVMARIAANPGRIAICLTGGSSPKQLYQLLGSDAYGDKIPWERVHWFIGDERFVPESDPLNNMAIARATFLDRSAPSGHINPIPTAAENPDRSAEAYARALQSFYGGDRLDPARPLFDMVLMGVGPDGHTASLFPGYPAVEETDRWVVGVPKANVAPFVPRVTLTLPALASCREMLFEIAGHDKQAILTRLLNGENLPAIRARSNGETVWLVDRAALPEGIRGGL, encoded by the coding sequence ATGGAAGCCGCCGACAAGCCGAAGCTGATCGTTGTGGCCGACGCCGAGGCCTTGGCGCAGACCGCGGCCGAACGGGTGATGGCGCGGATCGCGGCCAATCCCGGACGTATTGCGATCTGCCTCACCGGCGGCTCCAGCCCGAAGCAGCTTTATCAGCTGCTCGGCAGCGATGCCTATGGCGATAAAATCCCTTGGGAGCGCGTGCACTGGTTCATTGGCGACGAGCGATTTGTGCCCGAGAGCGATCCCCTCAACAACATGGCGATTGCGCGCGCGACCTTTCTCGATCGTAGTGCGCCGTCCGGCCATATCAACCCGATCCCGACCGCGGCTGAAAATCCCGATCGCAGCGCCGAAGCCTATGCGCGCGCCTTGCAATCCTTCTACGGCGGCGACCGGCTAGACCCGGCGCGGCCGCTGTTCGACATGGTTTTGATGGGCGTGGGACCGGACGGCCATACCGCCTCGCTCTTCCCCGGCTACCCCGCGGTCGAGGAGACCGACCGCTGGGTCGTCGGCGTGCCCAAGGCCAATGTCGCGCCCTTCGTGCCGCGCGTCACGCTCACCCTGCCCGCGCTGGCGTCTTGCCGCGAGATGCTGTTCGAGATTGCCGGGCACGACAAGCAGGCGATCTTGACGCGCCTGCTCAATGGCGAGAACCTGCCGGCCATACGCGCGCGCTCGAATGGTGAGACCGTCTGGCTGGTCGACCGGGCCGCGCTTCCGGAGGGAATTCGTGGCGGGCTTTGA